A stretch of Pseudorhodobacter turbinis DNA encodes these proteins:
- a CDS encoding aspartate aminotransferase family protein, with protein sequence MTMINAYDTASAGALDPDDKTLIDRRARALGPAYRLFYEKPLHIVRGEGVWLWDKSGKKYLDAYNNVASVGHCHPRVVQAISGQLGVLNTHTRYLHEDVVAYAERLLATMPDALGHVMFTCTGSEANDIALRVARSYTKRQGVIVTRLAYHGLTEAVAEMSPSLGAFAPRGARIRLIDAPDTLRVPPQDQAAKLAADLGKAIAEMRADGIEPAAFIVDTIFSSDGLQPDPAGFLKPAVDLIRAEGGIFIADEVQPGFARTGDAFWGFQRHGLVPDMVTMGKPMGNGFPVSGVAMRPELVKDFGEKARYFNTFGGNPVAAAAGMAVLDVIEDEALQANASRTGAFIKEGLHDIATRRSAIGDVRGAGLFLAVECVTDHETNTPDAGRAGFIVNHLRENGVLISATGPGANILKIRPPLVLQRPEAQLFLDAVETAFAAADLRLAPSR encoded by the coding sequence ATGACCATGATCAACGCCTATGACACTGCCAGCGCGGGGGCGCTGGACCCTGACGATAAAACGCTAATCGACCGCCGTGCCCGGGCGCTTGGCCCCGCCTATCGGCTGTTTTACGAAAAGCCGCTGCATATCGTGCGCGGCGAAGGTGTCTGGCTGTGGGACAAGTCCGGCAAGAAATATCTGGATGCCTATAACAACGTCGCATCCGTCGGGCATTGTCACCCGCGTGTTGTGCAAGCCATCTCGGGGCAGCTTGGCGTGCTGAACACCCATACCCGATATTTGCACGAAGATGTGGTCGCCTACGCCGAGCGGCTCCTTGCGACGATGCCGGATGCCTTGGGGCATGTCATGTTCACCTGCACCGGATCAGAGGCGAATGACATCGCCCTACGGGTGGCGCGCAGCTATACCAAACGGCAGGGCGTTATCGTCACGCGGCTAGCCTATCATGGGCTGACCGAGGCGGTAGCAGAGATGTCCCCATCCTTGGGCGCATTCGCGCCGCGCGGCGCGCGCATCCGGTTGATTGACGCGCCCGACACCCTTCGTGTGCCGCCCCAAGACCAAGCGGCCAAGCTTGCGGCCGATCTGGGCAAAGCCATTGCAGAAATGCGCGCTGACGGGATAGAACCGGCAGCCTTTATCGTCGATACGATCTTTTCAAGCGATGGCTTGCAGCCCGATCCAGCAGGGTTTTTGAAGCCAGCCGTCGATCTGATCCGCGCCGAGGGCGGTATCTTTATCGCGGATGAAGTACAGCCGGGTTTCGCACGGACTGGTGACGCTTTTTGGGGGTTCCAGCGCCACGGGCTGGTCCCCGACATGGTCACGATGGGCAAGCCGATGGGCAACGGGTTTCCGGTTTCAGGGGTGGCAATGCGCCCTGAGTTGGTGAAAGATTTCGGAGAGAAGGCAAGATATTTCAACACGTTCGGCGGCAATCCCGTGGCGGCTGCCGCTGGTATGGCGGTTCTTGACGTGATTGAGGACGAAGCGTTACAGGCCAATGCGTCACGCACGGGTGCCTTTATAAAAGAGGGGTTGCACGACATTGCAACACGCCGCAGCGCCATCGGTGATGTGCGCGGCGCGGGGCTGTTTTTGGCGGTGGAATGTGTGACCGACCATGAGACAAACACCCCCGATGCCGGGCGCGCAGGCTTCATTGTCAATCACCTTCGCGAAAACGGTGTTTTGATCAGCGCCACAGGTCCGGGCGCAAATATCCTCAAAATCCGTCCGCCGCTCGTCTTGCAACGCCCCGAGGCGCAATTGTTTCTGGATGCCGTCGAAACCGCGTTTGCCGCAGCGGACCTAAGATTGGCGCCCTCTCGATGA
- a CDS encoding phosphotransferase produces MTNTQATAAAGLPPFLAGVLVESGSDKADLLAHDPPAFDTTMAAEVALRFYGVSGTIKPLSAEKDANFLIVLPTGEEALLKVTNAVEDRGVTDMQTAALMHLASADPTLPVQRICASLNGNASETVTAADGQNHVVRLMTYLGGTILSSATATPGLHHALGDFLARVTLGLRGFFHPAAGHVLQWDIKQAGQLRPLIRAVQDADLRNRLEEALDRFDAMIVPRLPHLRAQVVHNDFNPHNVLVNAPEATHPIGLIDFGDMVHTPIVCDLAVACSYQIGEGADPLRQVCAMVAGYSGKLPLEHEEVALLPTLIRLRHATTLAIGAARAQRYPDNADYILRNAAASLRGLDALDRLGDAAAINALHAAAGTE; encoded by the coding sequence ATGACCAACACCCAAGCAACGGCTGCGGCCGGCCTTCCCCCGTTTCTTGCTGGGGTTCTGGTCGAATCTGGATCGGATAAAGCCGATCTTCTGGCCCATGATCCGCCTGCATTTGACACGACAATGGCGGCAGAGGTCGCTTTGCGGTTTTACGGTGTGTCGGGGACGATCAAGCCGCTGTCGGCGGAAAAGGATGCTAATTTCCTCATTGTTCTTCCGACGGGCGAAGAAGCCCTGTTGAAAGTCACCAACGCAGTTGAAGACCGCGGCGTCACCGACATGCAGACCGCTGCGCTGATGCATCTTGCCTCGGCCGATCCGACCCTGCCCGTCCAGCGCATCTGTGCCAGCCTCAACGGCAATGCCAGTGAGACCGTGACGGCTGCCGATGGTCAAAACCATGTTGTGCGGCTGATGACCTATCTCGGCGGCACTATACTAAGCAGTGCGACCGCCACCCCCGGCCTGCATCATGCCTTGGGCGATTTTCTGGCGCGCGTAACGCTGGGCCTGCGCGGGTTCTTTCATCCTGCCGCCGGCCATGTCTTGCAATGGGACATCAAACAGGCGGGGCAGTTGCGCCCTTTGATACGCGCGGTGCAGGACGCCGATCTGCGCAATCGACTGGAAGAAGCCCTTGATCGCTTTGATGCAATGATCGTGCCGCGCCTCCCCCATTTGCGCGCGCAGGTGGTGCATAATGATTTCAACCCCCACAATGTCTTGGTCAACGCGCCGGAGGCTACACATCCCATCGGGTTGATTGATTTTGGCGATATGGTGCATACGCCGATTGTCTGCGATCTCGCGGTTGCCTGCTCCTACCAAATTGGCGAGGGGGCGGACCCGCTGCGCCAAGTGTGTGCGATGGTCGCCGGCTATTCCGGCAAGCTGCCGCTTGAACACGAAGAGGTGGCGCTTTTGCCAACGCTCATCCGGTTGCGCCATGCCACCACCCTTGCGATAGGCGCAGCGCGGGCGCAGCGGTACCCCGATAACGCGGACTATATTTTGCGCAACGCGGCCGCTTCGCTGCGGGGTCTGGATGCGCTTGACCGGCTTGGCGATGCAGCCGCAATCAATGCCCTGCACGCCGCCGCAGGAACGGAGTGA
- a CDS encoding ArgE/DapE family deacylase, whose amino-acid sequence MALSADLKNRIIQAVEDGFSDQISFTQQLVQIPSLRGHEHAIQDLLFKTLQTRGYAMDRFKMDRAAIEAHPGGSKYSQDHSDAPIVVGIHRPRKEAGRSLILQSHLDVVPEGLHDMWDDPPFSAKIDGDWMFGRGAGDMKAGAAANIFALDALRRIGLQPAATVYVQSVVEEESTGNGALQTYLQGYTADAVFIPEPEEEMLVRANTGVIWFQVQLRGVPVHVREMGEGANAIDAANRVITALREMEEDWNAEKGDHPHFEDEAHPINLNIGKIEGGDWASSVPSWCNIDCRVSIYPGRGAEDAAREITERVNAFAQTDGFLSNNPPKVVFNGFHAEGYVLEQGSEAEAVLERAHEAAIGAPLQSFMSASYLDTRVYALYNKIPALCYGPKSRNIHGINESVSISSVKKITQAMALFIAEWCGTEDIKS is encoded by the coding sequence GTGGCATTAAGTGCAGACCTCAAGAACCGGATCATTCAGGCCGTTGAAGACGGGTTTTCTGACCAGATTTCGTTCACACAACAACTGGTGCAGATCCCCTCTTTGCGGGGGCATGAACACGCCATCCAGGACCTGCTTTTCAAAACGCTGCAAACGCGTGGCTATGCAATGGACCGGTTCAAGATGGACCGTGCCGCGATTGAGGCGCATCCCGGCGGGTCGAAATATTCGCAAGATCATTCCGACGCCCCCATCGTGGTGGGCATCCACCGCCCCCGCAAAGAGGCGGGCCGCTCGCTCATCTTGCAATCGCATCTTGATGTGGTGCCGGAAGGGCTGCACGACATGTGGGATGATCCGCCGTTTTCGGCCAAGATCGACGGCGACTGGATGTTTGGGCGCGGCGCAGGGGACATGAAGGCAGGCGCTGCGGCAAATATCTTTGCCTTGGACGCGCTGCGCCGCATCGGGCTGCAACCGGCGGCGACGGTCTATGTACAATCCGTGGTCGAGGAAGAATCCACCGGTAACGGCGCGCTGCAAACCTATCTGCAAGGCTACACCGCAGATGCGGTTTTCATCCCTGAGCCAGAAGAGGAAATGCTGGTGCGCGCCAATACCGGCGTGATCTGGTTTCAGGTCCAGCTGCGCGGTGTGCCTGTCCATGTGCGCGAAATGGGCGAAGGCGCCAATGCCATCGACGCCGCCAATCGCGTCATCACGGCTCTGCGCGAGATGGAAGAGGACTGGAACGCCGAAAAGGGCGATCATCCGCATTTCGAGGATGAAGCGCATCCGATAAACCTTAACATCGGCAAGATTGAGGGTGGCGATTGGGCCTCTTCGGTGCCGTCATGGTGCAACATTGATTGCCGCGTTTCGATCTATCCCGGGCGTGGTGCAGAAGATGCCGCGCGCGAAATCACCGAACGGGTCAACGCCTTTGCGCAAACAGACGGGTTCTTGTCCAATAACCCGCCTAAGGTTGTCTTTAACGGCTTTCACGCCGAAGGCTATGTGCTGGAGCAGGGCAGCGAGGCCGAAGCGGTACTAGAGCGCGCCCATGAGGCCGCCATTGGCGCGCCCCTGCAATCCTTCATGTCGGCAAGTTACCTCGATACCCGCGTTTACGCGCTTTATAACAAGATACCGGCGCTGTGTTACGGCCCGAAGTCGCGCAACATTCACGGCATCAACGAATCTGTCAGCATCAGCTCTGTTAAAAAGATCACGCAAGCGATGGCGCTGTTCATCGCCGAATGGTGCGGGACCGAGGATATCAAATCATGA
- a CDS encoding acetolactate synthase large subunit, whose translation MSTAPKDMNGAESVVRSLHAGGVDVCFANPGTSEMQFVDALDRTKLMRCVLGLFEGVVTGAADGYARMAGKPAVTLLHLAPGFANAAANLHNARKARVPMLNLVGDHALRHQKFDAPLSADVEGACAPFSDWLRSGRDAGSFAADAMTALAVAKGQPGRIATLIAPADIGWDAGGKMAEVIAPKGPTPLDEHALSAAVAALESGERTVIIAGNTVLEDTDALALLHGIAEKTGADILAPTSNRRMERGRGRFAVDKIPYPINAALETLAPYTRAILVEAPPPVAFFAYPGKPSLLLPVGCNTVTLADVDGHGPSALAALADRIGAKRSQPRDLPALPVPQAGAITLKNIAAALAHALPDNAIIVDEAVSSGGATFEAGDTAAPNTWLALTGGSIGIGIPLSAGAAIACPDRPVITLQADGSAMYTIQALWTQARENANVTTIILANRSYEILKGELHNVGAQPGPDALSMLNLDRPHLDFVALAKGMGVPGRRVEDVTDLMRAIKDAAKEPGPYLIEAAV comes from the coding sequence ATGAGCACAGCACCCAAAGACATGAACGGCGCCGAAAGCGTTGTACGCAGCCTGCATGCAGGCGGGGTCGACGTATGTTTTGCCAACCCCGGCACATCCGAGATGCAATTCGTGGATGCGCTGGACCGGACCAAACTGATGCGTTGCGTATTGGGCCTTTTCGAAGGTGTGGTCACTGGCGCGGCCGATGGCTATGCCCGCATGGCAGGCAAACCGGCGGTCACGCTGTTGCACCTCGCGCCGGGTTTTGCCAATGCCGCCGCGAACCTGCACAACGCCCGCAAGGCTCGGGTGCCGATGCTAAACTTGGTGGGCGACCATGCGCTGCGCCACCAAAAGTTTGACGCGCCACTGTCTGCGGATGTCGAAGGGGCCTGCGCGCCCTTCAGTGACTGGCTGCGCTCTGGCCGCGATGCGGGCAGCTTTGCCGCCGATGCGATGACAGCTTTGGCTGTGGCCAAGGGCCAACCGGGGCGCATTGCCACGCTCATCGCGCCGGCCGATATCGGCTGGGACGCAGGCGGTAAAATGGCCGAAGTTATTGCGCCCAAGGGCCCTACCCCATTGGACGAACACGCATTATCCGCCGCCGTCGCCGCGTTGGAAAGTGGTGAAAGAACCGTCATCATCGCAGGCAACACTGTGCTAGAGGACACCGATGCGCTTGCCCTTTTGCACGGCATCGCGGAAAAAACCGGCGCGGACATTCTTGCGCCAACATCAAACCGCCGCATGGAACGTGGGCGCGGTCGCTTTGCCGTGGACAAGATCCCCTACCCAATCAACGCCGCACTTGAGACGCTGGCCCCCTACACGCGCGCCATTCTGGTTGAGGCGCCGCCGCCCGTGGCCTTCTTTGCCTATCCGGGCAAGCCAAGCCTGCTGCTGCCGGTTGGCTGCAACACGGTCACGCTGGCCGATGTCGATGGCCATGGCCCTTCCGCACTCGCCGCACTTGCAGATCGCATCGGTGCCAAGCGCAGCCAGCCGCGCGACCTTCCGGCGCTGCCGGTGCCGCAGGCAGGCGCGATCACGCTTAAGAACATCGCCGCTGCGCTGGCCCACGCATTGCCAGACAACGCGATCATTGTGGATGAGGCCGTCTCTTCCGGCGGGGCCACATTTGAGGCAGGCGACACCGCCGCGCCCAATACCTGGCTGGCCCTGACAGGCGGGTCAATCGGCATCGGCATCCCGCTGTCGGCGGGGGCGGCCATCGCATGCCCGGACCGTCCGGTCATCACGCTGCAGGCGGATGGCTCTGCGATGTATACCATTCAGGCGCTCTGGACCCAAGCGCGCGAGAACGCAAATGTGACAACGATCATTCTTGCGAACCGGTCCTATGAAATCCTTAAGGGGGAGTTGCACAATGTCGGCGCCCAGCCCGGCCCCGACGCGTTGAGCATGCTTAACCTCGACCGCCCCCACCTCGACTTTGTGGCATTGGCCAAGGGGATGGGTGTGCCGGGCCGCCGGGTCGAAGACGTGACAGACCTGATGCGTGCGATCAAGGACGCGGCAAAAGAACCTGGCCCCTATCTCATCGAAGCGGCGGTCTGA
- a CDS encoding histone deacetylase family protein, with protein sequence MKVFFDERQLRHAPTHYFRRGAAMPHQEQPQRAEILRDMLIGEGFEISKPQDHGLAPIKAVHNPDYVDFLPTAHSRFVASAGTEALAIPTMHPGVRRGKEPKDIHGQLGWWMTDTSTPLTEGTWEAAYWSAQTAIETAEAILAGDRAAYALCRPPGHHAMRDCSNGFCFFNNASIVAHHLTRKFKKVALIDVDVHTGNGSLDILYERGDIFFCSLHPDPATYPTFYLGHADETGEGEGEGTSLNLLLEQGASQDDVLAVLDKGIEAIRDFGAEALVISLGFDMAVDDPLAAVAVYPEGFAEMARRLAGLNIPTALVQEGGYLGPSLADNAKSFLTTFRKATQ encoded by the coding sequence ATGAAGGTCTTTTTCGACGAACGCCAGCTGCGCCACGCGCCGACACATTACTTTCGTCGCGGCGCGGCGATGCCGCATCAAGAACAGCCGCAACGTGCTGAAATTTTGCGCGATATGTTAATTGGCGAAGGGTTTGAGATTTCAAAACCCCAAGACCACGGACTGGCCCCGATCAAGGCCGTGCATAACCCCGATTATGTTGATTTCTTGCCAACGGCGCACAGCCGTTTTGTCGCCAGCGCCGGAACAGAGGCGCTGGCAATTCCGACAATGCACCCCGGTGTGCGGCGCGGCAAAGAGCCCAAAGATATTCACGGCCAGTTGGGCTGGTGGATGACAGACACATCAACGCCCCTGACCGAAGGCACATGGGAGGCCGCCTATTGGTCCGCCCAAACCGCGATTGAAACCGCCGAGGCCATTTTGGCAGGCGACCGCGCGGCCTATGCCCTGTGCCGCCCGCCGGGTCACCATGCGATGCGCGACTGTTCTAACGGGTTTTGCTTTTTCAATAACGCCTCCATCGTGGCGCACCATCTGACCCGAAAGTTCAAGAAGGTCGCCTTGATCGACGTGGACGTACATACCGGCAACGGCTCGCTCGACATTCTATATGAGCGCGGCGACATTTTCTTTTGCTCGCTGCATCCCGACCCCGCCACCTACCCCACCTTCTATCTTGGCCACGCAGATGAAACTGGCGAGGGCGAAGGCGAAGGTACGTCGCTGAACCTTTTGCTTGAACAAGGTGCCAGCCAGGACGATGTGCTTGCAGTCTTGGACAAGGGCATAGAGGCGATCCGTGATTTCGGTGCCGAGGCGCTGGTCATTTCGCTGGGGTTCGACATGGCTGTCGATGATCCTTTGGCGGCGGTTGCCGTCTATCCCGAAGGCTTTGCCGAAATGGCGCGCCGTCTTGCGGGTTTGAACATTCCAACCGCGCTGGTGCAGGAGGGTGGCTATCTTGGGCCATCGCTGGCCGACAACGCAAAATCCTTTCTCACAACATTTCGGAAGGCCACACAATGA
- a CDS encoding GntR family transcriptional regulator translates to MHQNKVPTLAEKREDVMNQISQVSLGDAIYERVYQDLVGGKLRPNEKVTIRGLAAALGTSSTPVRDAVQRLLRDEALEQRSVRDVRVPVLTVAKYLEIASIRRELEGYAAGRAAEMVGPKDIQRLKRVVEKNEVAARACRWPQAVRYNQQFHFALAEIADMPILLRILGGLWLRMGPLIAGYYGQGKVALVVRHQAIIVACEKGDAAAATAEMRADIDDSREGIVRYIESFTEEE, encoded by the coding sequence ATGCATCAAAACAAGGTCCCGACACTGGCCGAGAAGCGCGAGGATGTGATGAATCAAATTAGTCAGGTTTCGCTAGGCGACGCTATTTATGAGCGGGTGTACCAAGACTTGGTTGGCGGAAAATTGCGCCCGAATGAAAAAGTAACGATCAGAGGTTTGGCTGCCGCTTTGGGGACCAGCTCCACCCCGGTGCGTGATGCCGTACAGCGGCTTTTGCGGGATGAGGCGCTGGAGCAGCGCAGCGTGCGCGATGTGCGTGTGCCGGTGCTGACTGTGGCGAAATACCTAGAGATTGCGAGCATCCGGCGAGAGCTGGAAGGTTATGCAGCAGGGCGCGCGGCTGAGATGGTGGGGCCAAAAGATATACAGCGGCTCAAGCGTGTTGTAGAAAAGAATGAGGTTGCTGCCCGCGCCTGTCGTTGGCCGCAGGCGGTTCGGTATAATCAACAATTCCATTTCGCCTTGGCCGAAATTGCCGACATGCCCATTTTGCTTAGGATACTGGGGGGCTTGTGGCTGCGCATGGGGCCTTTGATTGCAGGGTATTATGGCCAAGGAAAAGTTGCGCTTGTTGTGCGCCATCAGGCGATCATTGTCGCCTGCGAAAAAGGCGATGCAGCGGCCGCTACTGCCGAAATGCGCGCCGATATAGACGATTCAAGGGAGGGGATTGTCAGGTACATTGAATCGTTCACCGAAGAAGAATAA